In Nicotiana tabacum cultivar K326 chromosome 17, ASM71507v2, whole genome shotgun sequence, one DNA window encodes the following:
- the LOC107798775 gene encoding two-pore potassium channel 5 gives MEASSSSSDSDDDFFAPASWPSTSAAYSLLPSNKKMRRSRTAPAMVSMEDLFKSPTQSVHQFGPTSLVRQAAFLLIIYLSLGVVVYSFNRDHFSGVETHPVVDALYFCIVTMCTIGYGDIAPITPLTKVFACIFVLVGFGFIDILLSGVVNYVLDLQENLLLAGIKEQGQRQFDHGHGRGGGLSAYIVDVAKGRMRIRLKVGLALGVVLLCIGLGSMVLYFQEHLDWIDSVYLSVMSVTTVGYGDRAFKTLPGRLFASIWLLFSTLAVARAFLYLAEARIDKRHRRIANWVLQREITIEDLLAADINNNGFIRKSEYVIYKLKEMGKIREKDVMQICNQFNKLDENNSGKITLPSLLQSQL, from the exons ATGGAAGCTTCGTCGTCATCCTCCGATTCCGATGATGACTTTTTCGCTCCGGCTTCCTGGCCTTCTACTTCAGCTGCCTACAGCTTATTGCCTTCCAATAAGAAAATGCGCCGATCCAGAACTGCTCCGGCTATGGTCTCTATGGAGGACCTCTTTAAATCACCCACTCAATCTGTCCACCAATTTGGCCCTACTTCTCTCGTCAGACAGGCCGCTTTTCTACTTATAATTTACCTCTCTCTTGGTGTCGTCGTTTATTCCTTCAACCGTGACCACTTCTCTGGAGTTGAGACTCACCCGGTTGTTGACGCCCTTTACTTTTGCATCGTCACTATGTGTACCATTGGCTACGGCGACATTGCTCCGATTACTCCTTTGACCAAAGTCTTTGCTTGTATATTTGTGCTTGTTGGTTTTGGGTTCATTGACATTTTGCTGAGTGGGGTTGTCAATTACGTACTTGACTTGCAGGAGAACTTGCTACTGGCCGGCATTAAAGAACAAGGGCAACGGCAATTCGATCACGGGCATGGGCGTGGTGGCGGACTATCTGCCTATATCGTCGACGTAGCCAAAGGCAGAATGAGAATCAGATTGAAGGTGGGTTTGGCTCTGGGAGTTGTTCTTTTATGCATTGGTTTGGGGTCAATGGTGTTGTATTTCCAGGAACATTTGGATTGGATCGATTCAGTTTACTTGTCAGTGATGTCTGTTACCACTGTTGGATATGGTGATAGGGCATTCAAGACCCTGCCGGGAAGGTTGTTCGCGTCAATTTGGCTTTTATTCTCCACCCTCGCGGTTGCACGTGCTTTCTTGTATTTGGCAGAGGCCAGGATTGATAAGAGGCACAGGAGGATTGCCAACTGGGTATTGCAGCGCGAAATCACCATTGAAGATCTGCTTGCCGCTGACATTAACAATAATGGTTTCATTCG GAAATCGGAATATGTCATCTACAAGCTCAAGGAGATGGGAAAGATCAGGGAGAAAGATGTGATGCAGATATGCAATCAGTTCAACAAGCTCGATGAAAACAATTCTGGGAAGATAACATTACCCAGTCTCCTGCAGAGTCAATTGTAG